A stretch of Vannielia litorea DNA encodes these proteins:
- a CDS encoding CsbD family protein, producing the protein MNWDVIKGNWKEWKGSAREKWGELTDNELEEAKGEREQLVGLVQQKYGWARDEAERQVDDWRAGLHERT; encoded by the coding sequence ATGAATTGGGATGTCATCAAAGGCAACTGGAAAGAGTGGAAGGGTTCGGCCCGCGAGAAGTGGGGCGAACTGACCGACAACGAGCTGGAAGAGGCCAAGGGCGAGCGCGAGCAGCTCGTCGGGCTGGTTCAGCAGAAATACGGCTGGGCCCGCGACGAGGCCGAGCGCCAGGTCGACGACTGGCGCGCCGGGCTGCACGAGCGGACCTGA